From Aquabacter sp. L1I39, the proteins below share one genomic window:
- the narH gene encoding nitrate reductase subunit beta, translated as MKIRAQIAMVLNLDKCIGCHTCSVTCKNVWTSRQGVEYAWFNNVETKPGIGYPREWENQKKWNGGWRRKANGKIEPRMGAKWRILANIFANPDLPEIDDYYEPFTFDYEHLHNAKESKAFPTARPRSLVSGERMEKIEWGPNWEEILGGEFAKRRKDVNFEGVQADIYGQFENTFMMYLPRLCEHCLNPTCAAACPSGAIYKREEDGIVLIDQEKCRGWRMCVSGCPYKKIYYNWSSGKSEKCIFCYPRIEAGQPTVCSETCVGRIRYLGVLLYDADRIEEAASVKDERKLYQAQLDLFLDPKDPAVVAQARADGVPDAWIEAARHSPIWKMAMEWKVAFPLHPEYRTLPMVWYVPPLSPIQSAAAAGKMGMDGDMPDVRSLRIPLKYLANLLTAGNEEPVARALERMLAMRAFMRAKTVDGRLDEAIATRVGLTGAAIEDMYQVMAIANYEDRFVIPTAHREMGEDTFDLRGSCGFSFGNGCSGGESDLNLFGSPARKARTPMEVE; from the coding sequence ATGAAGATCCGCGCGCAAATCGCCATGGTGCTGAACCTCGACAAATGCATCGGGTGTCACACCTGCTCCGTCACCTGCAAGAACGTGTGGACCAGCCGGCAGGGCGTCGAATACGCCTGGTTCAACAATGTGGAGACCAAGCCCGGCATCGGCTATCCCCGCGAATGGGAGAACCAGAAGAAGTGGAATGGCGGCTGGCGGCGCAAGGCCAACGGCAAGATCGAGCCGCGCATGGGGGCGAAGTGGCGCATCCTCGCCAACATCTTCGCCAATCCCGATTTGCCGGAGATCGATGATTATTACGAGCCCTTCACCTTCGACTATGAACATCTGCACAACGCCAAGGAGTCCAAGGCCTTCCCCACCGCGCGCCCGCGCTCCCTCGTCTCCGGCGAGCGGATGGAGAAGATCGAATGGGGGCCGAACTGGGAGGAGATCCTGGGCGGCGAATTCGCCAAGCGCCGGAAGGATGTGAATTTCGAGGGTGTGCAGGCCGACATCTACGGCCAGTTTGAGAACACCTTCATGATGTACCTGCCGCGCCTGTGTGAGCACTGCCTCAACCCCACCTGCGCCGCCGCCTGCCCTTCGGGCGCCATCTATAAGCGGGAGGAGGACGGCATCGTCCTCATCGACCAGGAGAAGTGCCGGGGCTGGCGCATGTGCGTCTCGGGCTGCCCCTATAAGAAGATCTACTACAATTGGTCTTCGGGAAAATCCGAGAAGTGCATCTTCTGCTATCCGCGCATCGAGGCGGGACAGCCGACCGTGTGCTCGGAAACCTGCGTCGGGCGCATCCGCTATCTCGGCGTGCTGCTTTATGATGCGGACCGCATTGAGGAGGCCGCCAGCGTCAAGGACGAGAGGAAGCTCTACCAGGCCCAGCTCGACCTCTTCCTGGACCCGAAGGACCCCGCCGTGGTGGCGCAGGCCCGCGCGGATGGCGTGCCCGACGCTTGGATCGAGGCGGCGCGCCATTCGCCCATCTGGAAGATGGCCATGGAGTGGAAGGTGGCCTTCCCCCTCCATCCCGAATACCGCACCTTGCCCATGGTCTGGTACGTGCCGCCGCTCTCCCCCATCCAGTCCGCCGCCGCGGCCGGCAAGATGGGCATGGACGGCGACATGCCGGATGTGCGCTCGCTCCGCATCCCGCTGAAATACCTCGCCAATCTCTTGACCGCCGGGAATGAGGAGCCGGTCGCCCGGGCGCTGGAGCGCATGCTGGCCATGCGCGCCTTCATGCGGGCCAAGACCGTGGACGGGCGCCTCGACGAAGCGATCGCAACGCGTGTGGGCCTCACCGGCGCGGCCATTGAGGACATGTACCAGGTGATGGCCATCGCCAATTACGAGGACCGCTTCGTCATCCCCACCGCCCACCGCGAAATGGGGGAGGACACGTTCGACCTGCGGGGTTCCTGCGGCTTTTCCTTCGGCAATGGCTGCTCGGGCGGGGAGAGCGATCTCAACCTCTTCGGCAGCCCGGCCCGCAAAGCCCGCACCCCCATGGAAGTGGAGTGA